The nucleotide window gaagggaacaggttaaagaaaccaagaaacacaATCAGACTACAGAAAACCTAGGCAGCAAAGAGTTCTACAAAAGAACGTGGTGGTCCAGATAAAGAATGTTTGTCACCCCGGCCGATTCTGAAAATCATAACTCACCTGGTCgtttttctcccacccctcaccGCTTGGCTATCAGCTTCCCACCCACTTCTCCCACCTCTGGTTTAATGTTCACCTCAGATACGCATGGTGTTAGGAAGGGGCGAGGGCCCCCAGATAACGCCAGGCTTTTCATTCTTTACCAAGTGTACAGTGCATTTCTCTTTATTCCCGCAAACTGGCACCCTGGGCCTCTCCCTAGCTTCCTCTGAACTTCTGACTAAGGGTCCTTGCAAGAGACTTAGCCCAGGAGCTATGTAGGGCTGGCACAGGTGTGGAGACATGTGTCCATCGAAGAGGAACCGGCAGAGTGGAGGACACTTTGGGGGCTTGGGGAGCTTGCCTTGCCCCGGGTGGACTTTGGGGATCAAAAAAGGTAGTTTTCTTTGTTGCTCCCAAGAAACTTCATCTACTTCTCAGGCCACCAGATGAACAGAAGTCATTTGAGAATTTGGAAAACAGCCCATTCCCAAGAGGACCTGTTCCTCCTGATCCCTACCACATCCTGCCCAAGACCCTTGTTCTGAGCAGGCTGGGCCCCAATCCCAGGACCTCTGTCCCACTTCTCTGCACACCTGGCCTGGCTTAGCCAACTGGGAAGCTCCTTGTGGGTGGGGTCGGAGGTTACACAGGCAGCTAGAGACAGCACAGGGGAGGACCCAAGGTACAGGCGTAGGCAGATCCATCGCTAGGTCTTCATCCACGCCTgggtcttttttctctctccacaGAGGTGTAAGGACAAGTTGAATGCTTTAGCCATCTCAGTCATGAACCAGTGGCCAGGGGTGAAGCTTCGAGTGACTGAGGGCTGGGATGAGGACGGCCACCACTCGGAAGAGTCTCTGCACTATGAGGGCCGCGCAGTGGACATCACCACGTCGGACCGCGACCGTAGCAAATACGGCATGCTGGCCCGCCTGGCTGTGGAGGCAGGCTTCGACTGGGTGTACTACGAGTCCAAAGCACACATCCACTGCTCGGTGAAAGCAGGTAGGAAGggtgcacacacaccccacccctcatAATGACCCCAGCCCCCCTCATCCTCTGATCAGCCTCTGAGACCTTCAGCTGAAGGCCCCCAAGCAGCTGAGATGGCTGTgtcagggaaagggggaaatggccGGATGTGTCTGTGTGCTGTATCTGAAGGGGGGCTTGAGGGACATGCACAAAGGAGAATTGAGGTGATGTCTACAGTGTTTGTTGTGGGATCATACCCTTTGAAGCACCCCAAGTCaagaactccccccccccatctggGAATTCCACGAGGCCAAGGTGCAATGGGATGGCTTCCTGAGACCCAACTCCTCCTGTTTCCAGAGCCCCCCCATGGTCAGTGGTAGGGGCGATAGGAAAGAAAAAGTGACTTAGAGGTGAAGGAACAGGGAGATCACTGGGAGAAAACGCAGCTTTGCTTGTTCCCCAAAGTCTGGCCCTGATATCCCCAAGGGGTCAAATTTCAGTTCCAGTAAGGGGACCGAACTCCACCTCCGCTCTCCTCCCGGTGGGGGGCATGTGGATTCTAAACTAACTTAACTCACTTGCTAGGCCCTTTGGGAGGGCCCTGGCGGGAGGTCATAAACCCTGAAGTTACCACTTCCAACATCTGGAGGGCTGTAAGCCCAGAAGCATCCGTTGCTATTAAGAGCCCAGCTGGGATGCCGTGCTTGAGCGTGGTGGGGCTTGGGCCATAAAAGCGGCCTTCAGTTAGCTCCCAGCCAGCAGCTGGGCGACCCCAGTTCCAGTTCCCAGTGTCACGTTGATTTCCCTGGGCTTGCAACGCCACATGCTGTCGCTGGCAAGGAACAGCTAGGCACGAAAGGCATTAAACGCGCACAAATACTCCAATTTGGGGTCTCTGGCTCCACCTCTCCGCACAAGTGGACGAATTTAGCAGAACATTAACAGTGAATTCTGGGAGGCACTTTCTCTCCCCTTACTTCCCTCTCCCATCCCGTTTTGCCTGTCCGTCTGCTAAATTGCACTGTAATGGCGTGTCTTCGTGAGGGAAAGACTTTTAAAGTGTGGAGACACAACTGAGGGCTGTCTGTGACAACCGAGGCAGCGTGCGGGAGGGGCGATGGGGAAGGAGGCCCGCAAGGCAGTCCGACGCCGTGCCCCTGGCAGCGGGAATATTCTGCAGGATTTTTCTCTCCACCTGCCTCCGTGGGTGGGAACTGCGGGCGGCAGGGACCAGGGGCGCGCCTTCCTCCCGCCCAGCGAAGCATGGGAGCCTCCGTTTCCCGAGGCAGGTGCCCGCCCTACCACACAAGGCCTCCTCCGGGCCACCTGTGTCCTCCGGGTCCCCCTGGCGGGGGTGTGCAGTGACCTCCTCCCAAATGAGCAGCGGTAATCCCGCTCCTAGGCTCTCTCCCGGAGAGCAAAGAATTCTGACGGCTCGGAGAGCCGCTCATTAGAATTCCGCGCACACCGGGCCGGGGGCACGCTGCAGCGTGTGTCAAGCAGGGTCGTGTGACTGAACGACGCGGACTCGCTGGCGCCCCGGGTCGCAAtccgggtgggggtggaggtggggggtacCTAAAGCAGGACTCGAACGGCCCGCCCCGCGCTTCATGACGGAGAAACTGATGAGAAGATTAAAACTCCTCTCTAATTCCGGCAGGAAGATTCTTTCTGGCAATCTCTATTTGCAAAAAGTATGATCCCAGAGATTGGAATGCAAAGAAGACTTCGACTTTCCCCCATCCCATCCCCCGGCccctcccctccgcccaggcttcAATTATTGTCCTCGGGACAGTGAGCCAGAGAAAGCGACAGAGGCACAGAGCAAGCGGGGTAGTCAAGGAGGCTTTGAGAACCCGACTGCTTCCAGCGCTCAGAGCGGGCTCCGCCATTTAAAATTCAAATACACTTCTTGAGTGCCTTGGAAGAGAGGCCTTGCTGTGCAAATAGTGCTTGTGAGGGCCGGGGTTTGGGGAGAGCTAGTGTGTGAATTggcagggggggggtgttgggctGGCGGGGGCTGCACCTGAGCAAATAGGGATGGGGGGCGGCGAGAGAGTGGAGAGAGAGGGAatggagaaaggggaggggaagCGTTGTTAGTATCCTCTCTTCCAAGAGTGCCTCGCCCCCCATTTATTCCAGAAATGACAATGGCAATGCCGAGCCTGTTATTGGGTTTTAATTAGACCATCGACACAAGCCACGGATTTTCACACCTCAGCCCGTTCCCTGGAATGTTTGTACAGTTGCTACAACTGCCCAGCCTGCccagcgcgcgcgcgcgcaggcCAATGCCCAGGCCGCGCAAAAACGCTGGAGCGAGCGCGCAGCCCGGGGCGGAGCGCACCTGACGGTCGGGCTGCACGCACGCACCGAGGCGCCACAccctggggcaggtggggggattGAGCTGAGCTAGGCGCCCGGAGCCAATTGAAGGAGCCTCCCTGGAGGAGTTTAAGTGCATGGCAAATACCTTTCTGGATTCTTGgcgaggttgggggaggggtggctgtagGGCTGGGGCGGGGAGGTGAGATTGGAAGGACCCGGAAGGGGGGTTTGGGTGGGCGGGAGGGGGGTACTGGGTGTAACCAGGCTCCTGCAGGTGTCCCCAGCCCAACTTGTATTAGCTCCAGGGAAAGGGTCAGTGTCACGAAGTGATTTGTGCGCATCTGGCTTTGGGGTGCCAAGCGGTGGAGTAAGGAGGGAAGGCAGGCGCAGACCGGTGCCTACCCTCCCggaattctctctctggcatcttggGTGTCTGGGCCCGAGCTCCCCCTCTTTCTCCTAATCCCCCACAGACGTGTCTCCCCCTCGAGACTCACGCGTCTTCCCTTCCTCTGTCCCGCAGAGAACTCGGTGGCCGCCAAATCCGGCGGCTGCTTCCCAGGATCCGCCACAGTGCACCTAGAGCAGGGCGGCACCAAGCTGGTGAAGGATCTGAGCCCCGGGGACCGGGTGCTGGCAGCCGACGACCAGGGCCGGCTACTCTACAGCGACTTCCTCACCTTCCTGGACCGCGAGGACGGTGCCAAGAAGGTCTTCTACGTGATCGAGACCCGGGAGCCGCGGGAGCGCCTGCTGCTGACGGCCGCGCACCTGCTCTTCGTCGCGCCGCACAACGATTCGGCGGCCGCCTGGGAGCCGGCGCCGCTGTCGAGCGCCTGGGACGCGCCGAGGTCGCCGCCAGGGGGCGCGCCGGGGCGCCGCGCGCTCTTCGCCAGCCACGTGCGGCCCGGCCAGCGCGTGTACGTCGTGGCGGAGCGCGACGGAGACCGCAAGCTGCTGCCCGCCGCCGTCCACAGCGTGACGCTGCGCGAGGAGGCCTCCGGCGCGTACGCGCCGCTCACGGCCCAGGGCACCATCCTCATCAACCGGGTGCTGGCCTCGTGCTACGCCGTCATCGAGGAGCACAGCTGGGCGCACTGGGCCTTCGCGCCCTTCCGCCTGGCGCACGCGCTCCTGGCGGCACTGGCGCCCTCCCGCACGGACAGCGGCGGCAGCCTGGCCCCGCCCGCGCCGGATGCGGCGGCCGCCACCCCCACGGGCATCCACTGGTACTCACACCTGCTCTACCAAATAGGCACCTGGCTGCTGGACAGTGAGGCTCTGCACCCCCTCGGCATGGCCGCCAAGTCCAGCTgaaagcccccctcccccggggagggggcggggagccgtccagggggcggggcgggcggggtggggcggggcgggcgtgggggaggggagcaaccTCAAGGTCAAACAAAAGACTTGAGCGAACGGAATGAGACtgttaattataataataataataataaagtaggACAGTCCAAAGTAGACTATAAGGAAACAAAGACCCTGGGAAGTTTTGTTGTTGCGTTTAGTTTGGTGTTTCGGTTTGTTTTGgaatttttttgttattgttttattttggttttgttatttttgttttgttttttcctcctcTCCTGGCTATTTATTTGTTTGGTATGAATAGATGTTTTAAATAATATGAACCGGACCTTCAAGAGCCTTAAATAGTTTGTTTCttggataatttattattatcatgTGAACTGTACTCCACAGGGGGGAGAGATTATTTTGTGAGGCCAAGCAACCTGCTCAGAGTCTATTTTTCTACATGTCCCTCATCCTAACTGTCAGAACGCAAACTTCTGTACTGTTCATTCATTCCTCCTTTGCAGCGCTCCTGCTTCTCAGCAAATGTAAACTAAAACATGCTTCGTGGGGGTCcacaaattatatttttatacacAGAATTGTAAATTAGATTTTTTGAGAGCTCAATCCTTAACTGaattacatttcattttttgaaatagtgtaaaatatgaagatatattattttaatttaactCATTTCCAAGGTAACAGCCATCTCCTGTATTGTCTCCCTGGTTCGATATTTGCTTTGTAAACATCAGTAGGGCCACATTCTTGGAAGTCAAGACTgttacacacacattctctctctctctctctctctctctctctctctctctctctctctctctctctctttctcgctctctctttttttcctttggacaaactggaaaaaaaactttgttatttttaacttcaaagaatttattagaaaataatattttttaaaagtgcatAGTGATGAGCCCGCGAGGATGGAACCTGTAGTTTGTACAGAGAGAAACAAAGGATGTTTTTGCATTAATAAATTGAGAAATAACTGCTGTAAATTTACTAAAATGTATTTTTGAATATTTTGTAATAGTTTAATAGTTTTATAGAAATAAAATGTGCCATGCACAGACTGGTTAGTAAACAGTAACTAAGAATTCATGTTGCAGCCCCTTTTTggttttttccttttatctttacttttttttttccccctccttggcTTCTTTGTTTGGGAAACCTTGTGCTGACAGGAGTTTCCAATATTATATTTAGATGTGTTGCTTATACTGTGAATTCAGATAaagtaggtaaccaaagtaggtAAACAAACTTGTTTATTCTCATCACTGGAGAAAACCTCAGCTGCTTGTATTTATGTTGTGAAGTTGTTTCTACACTCCCAAAGGTCGGGGTGCTGTAAGTGGCACTGTGGCGCCCCACCCTTTAACTTGCAAGGCCGACTAGGTGGGCCTGAGCAGATGGCCTAGGGGCGGTCATCAGGAACTCTCTCCCTCCACTCCCCTGTGTAATCATCAGACCATGTTGGCCCTCTGCCTCTGGCTGTCCCTCCCTCACCACAGCTGGTGGAGAGCCTCTCGCCCAGTTTGCCTTGTTGCCCTGGGGTACTCCATACCACAGCCCTATTCACAAAGGCTCCCTAGAGAAGACAGCTGggtctcccccccacccacccacctctttGATCAAGGACACCCTGAAATCCACACGAAAATCTCCCTTTGGAGTTCGTGTGTATATTTCTCTGCCTGATCTCACATACTCACTGCCAGTCCCCTCTCCCAGAGCCCAGTCGGGCCTGCTAGAGCCCCACAAATACTGGGGACTAACCTCTTGCTGCCTGAGGCCTCCCTGGTCTCCAGAATCCATCCGAACTGTCTGCCTGCCGCCATGCCTGCAATTCTGCTCCAAGTGTGGCTGGCGGTTCCTTTGGCCTGGGGCCTCTTCAGGAGCACAGATAGGGGGCCAACCCGAGTGCTTTGGTTGATCCGTGGATGTTACTGTCATGCTTTTTGTGCTTCGGGCCCGCGTACTTCAGCAGCTTGGCTTgggaagggtgggagggaagcTGTGGACACTGGAAGCGCAGAGGCAGTCTGTCTGGAGGCTGTCGCTGTCCAGGGGAGCACTCTGGAATCTGACAGCGTCTAGGGAAAGCTCAAACCCACCTTGGCCCAGGTCTGGAGATGCTGCTTCTGAGGCTGGCGTCAGTGGTGAAAAACACtggtccctgagggccttccatgGCAAGGATCAGGGCTCCTTGGGGCCTTTTGAAGGTGGCTGGCTTCGCCAAGTAGCATTTGCCCCGCCTCTGAGCGCTTTGTATATGAAGAGAAGGCCTTTCTCAGGGGGAGGCCCTCCAGGCAGCAGTGGTCCCTCACTTTCCTTTGTCGGGAAGTCTTGTCTTTGCTCTTCGGGATGAGTCGCGTAGCATGTAGAAGGCTGGTGTTTACCATCTCTGTTGGAGTTTGGTGGCTACTAGGGGCTTCGTAGCCATCGATTCTGATTTGTAAGTCTGTAAAAATTAAATCAGAAACACCAGACATGCCAATGGGTCTGACAAATGAGCAGGGTGCCTCCCTGGTCTATAACGAGAGAAGTCAGTCACGGAGCAAGCAGAGGGAATGATGGCAGCACCGGAATTCTCGCCCGAAGGTAGAGCCCTGCCCGCAGAACCTCTGAGCTCACAGCCCCCCGACCCCCTGCCACCTGCAGGAACTTGGGCCTTGGTGGGCAGCATACCCTCTCGAGCAGCCGTATTGGTGGAATGCTCTCACTGCGTGCGCCCCTGGTCCTTTCTGTACTTCCccttactttttttaaaatattcttccaaagctttatattaagaattcTCTCTTTCCAAGGGCAATGACAGGGCTTCAGGAAAGGAAGTGACCTTGTAgagacttgaaacacagggactcaCGCAGCTGCAGCCCACTCCAACCTGGAGAAAACCTCACTCTTCCGACTTGCTTCAAGGTCGATGGTGCCCACAGAGTGTGTAAAATGTATGTGTGGCAGTGGCGGCCACCCTCCCTCATAAGTCATGCTAAATGCATATCTATTCctgtcaaaaacaaacaaaaaacctcgtGTATTGGAATGTACTTGAAACTGTTGTCTTTGTGCTCTCTTGTTTGAAGAATTAAATAAATTACAGCGACTCTCCGTGGTGTCTGTGATGTGGCAGAATTCCTCTCCCATGCCGCGCAGCTCATTTTCTTCCATGAGGTGATGCtagaaaaagtgaaagaaagtCTTCCCCGGAGAGCCCATGCTGCAAGTCTCTCAACAGATGGGTACAGTTGAGGCGTGGGAATTTCAACGTGTGCAGCACGGCATGTGACCCATAATGTGTGACGGAGCCCTGAGGCGGAACAGGCGGGATTCTCCTCTAGGGGTTGTTGCCCTCTGCTGTCAGCATCAGGCCCATGTGGGAAACAGTGGGCAGACGGGCAGAAAGGGCCAGTGAGTTTGCAAGATTTGGCAGAAAGCAACAAAGTGCCTGCCAGCGAGTCGGACAGTAGGGTTGGTTCTCAGAAGAACAAAGCTTCTATCGGGAGTCAGCCTTGTTAGGTGACGTTGGAAATGGTGTCCAACCAAAGGAATCTTCCGATGATCCTGGCCTTAGGAAGCCCAGGACCAATGGCTTGCACGGGAGTTCATATGAAATGACACAGCGGTTCCTGAGGCCTGGTTTGGGCCAGGCCTTCCCTCTGCTGAGTAGGTACATCTTCTAGGACACAGGCCTGTTCTTATGTGGCCCATTTGCATAGATTGGTTTCTACATTTTTTTAATGGTTCGAAAATACAAAGTCTCAAGGAGAGTAATATTTCATGACATGTGAAAATGATATTAAAGGTCAAAGTTCATAAGGTTTTCTTAGACCAGAGGCATGCCCCTTCGTTTTTGTTCTGTCTAGGGGAGCTCACTGCTGTACCTGCAGAGCTGAGTTGTTGCAACGGAGTCTGCGTGGCCCATAAAGCCTACGACTTGCCCTAACTGGCTCTTTGTAGAAAAAGCCTACTAACCTTTACTCCGAGATCTTATATTGGAAGCAAGCTTGActttgggggctggggaggagaaGGGGTTGACCAGAAGCCGAAGAAATAGCTAGCTATATGTTACATCATCACATACAAGACTCATTTTCCATTAGAATTCAAAGGCTCACTGCCCAGAACTCAGTACCACACCTTACTGAGAACCGCAGGGGACCTTAAAAGGTTAACAAGGCCAGGGAGACCTGGCCTGAAGCCATTACCACCCAGTGGTCTAACAGGCAAACTTTAATGCTAATCAAATGTAAGCCGAACCGCAAAGAACCACTGTAAAAGTGGCAGGGTTACAGTGACAGAACCCTGGGGAGCCAAAAAGCAGCGAGAGGAAGCCAGAGGCACAAAGTAAATTCTCCCACTCTGGAAATCACCCCTCGTGAGAAAATAGGAAGTCTGGATGTGGAGATAAATTTTTTGGACCTAGCTTGATTTTCTCCAATTAAGGGGGAAAAATACTAGTAGGTCACATTTTACTATGCAAACCAACACTGGGACTTATGACAAGCAGCCATGGAACCTG belongs to Tenrec ecaudatus isolate mTenEca1 chromosome 5, mTenEca1.hap1, whole genome shotgun sequence and includes:
- the SHH gene encoding sonic hedgehog protein, with the translated sequence MLLLARCLVVVFVSSLLLCSGLACGPGRGFGKRRHPKKLTPLAYKQFIPNVAEKTLGASGRYEGKISRNSERFKELTPNYNPDIIFKDEENTGADRLMTQRCKDKLNALAISVMNQWPGVKLRVTEGWDEDGHHSEESLHYEGRAVDITTSDRDRSKYGMLARLAVEAGFDWVYYESKAHIHCSVKAENSVAAKSGGCFPGSATVHLEQGGTKLVKDLSPGDRVLAADDQGRLLYSDFLTFLDREDGAKKVFYVIETREPRERLLLTAAHLLFVAPHNDSAAAWEPAPLSSAWDAPRSPPGGAPGRRALFASHVRPGQRVYVVAERDGDRKLLPAAVHSVTLREEASGAYAPLTAQGTILINRVLASCYAVIEEHSWAHWAFAPFRLAHALLAALAPSRTDSGGSLAPPAPDAAAATPTGIHWYSHLLYQIGTWLLDSEALHPLGMAAKSS